Proteins encoded in a region of the Paracholeplasma morum genome:
- a CDS encoding deoxyribonuclease IV, which produces MLKIGSHVALSGKDMYEGSVKEALSYGANAFMVYTGAPQNTIRKKIEDMNIEGAERLMAEAGLSFDNVVVHAPYIINLANPDPEKRQFAVDFLTSEVIRTAKMHVNQIVLHPGSAVGKDRNEALHWIAEGINQVISNTKDLNVRIAIETMAGKGNEMGKTFEEIRDMINLIEDKSRVSVCFDTCHTSDAGYPIKDDFKGVIEQFDQIIGKKYISVFHINDSKNPQGARKDRHANIGYGEIGFDSLLEVIYHEDFKDIPKILETPYINDKAPYKAEIEMIRKRVFNENLISEVSEN; this is translated from the coding sequence ATGTTAAAAATTGGTTCACATGTTGCCCTATCAGGTAAAGACATGTATGAAGGTTCAGTTAAAGAAGCCTTATCTTACGGGGCAAACGCATTCATGGTTTATACAGGTGCACCTCAAAACACCATTAGAAAAAAGATTGAAGACATGAACATCGAAGGGGCTGAAAGGCTGATGGCAGAAGCTGGGCTATCGTTTGATAATGTTGTCGTGCATGCGCCTTACATCATCAACCTCGCGAACCCAGACCCTGAAAAGCGTCAATTTGCCGTGGATTTCTTAACAAGTGAAGTGATTAGAACTGCAAAAATGCATGTTAACCAAATTGTATTACATCCAGGTTCAGCTGTGGGTAAAGATCGAAATGAAGCTCTTCACTGGATTGCAGAAGGCATAAATCAAGTCATTTCAAACACTAAAGACTTAAACGTTAGAATTGCGATTGAAACCATGGCTGGTAAAGGCAATGAAATGGGTAAAACCTTTGAAGAGATTAGAGATATGATTAACCTCATTGAAGATAAATCTAGAGTATCTGTTTGTTTTGATACATGTCATACTAGTGATGCAGGTTACCCGATCAAAGATGATTTTAAAGGCGTTATTGAACAGTTTGATCAAATCATTGGTAAAAAATACATTAGTGTATTCCACATTAACGACTCCAAAAACCCTCAAGGTGCTCGAAAAGACAGACACGCGAATATTGGTTATGGTGAAATCGGCTTTGATAGTCTCTTAGAAGTTATTTATCACGAAGACTTTAAAGATATCCCTAAAATACTTGAAACCCCTTATATCAATGATAAAGCGCCTTATAAAGCTGAAATTGAAATGATTAGAAAGAGAGTATTTAACGAAAACTTAATTTCTGAAGTAAGCGAGAATTAA